In Deinococcus proteolyticus MRP, a single genomic region encodes these proteins:
- a CDS encoding META domain-containing protein yields MNNRKKWSRNLLNCGLSGSLLLSLGAAGAQTAPARSLAGEWTVVGPDEVVGGAAAGRAPSLTLDGRSALGGTAGCNRLSGRYAARGTVLLTSGLAVTRMACDPQTMQVESELLSRLNRVTRFALDGELLTLKGSQGDLLLRRTGPALNLGSPLTPAPQEESMTPPMTPINGSAPAPASPQAAAGSWQVRSLTVGGQPVPLRPGAAFDLSFTGPALELSGSLGCNRLRAAGQVQSAGVKGRTEQTEWLLTGVTSTRMACDPELTAAETRLTGLLRGALSAELSGDRLTLRSVNGELVLERAAGEAASVWAPSYQGTALRLKGQDVTLSQAATFRFEPQADGSLRLSGSAGCNRLFGTGQPEGNGWSFAALGGTLMACADMSAEESVTALLGDSFKLFREGETLALRSARGELQLTPTAAADPQPAEATRPSGRYTLAELRRGAEVLDLGTFNRPVTLTFGQDPQGQATLGGSDGCNTFGGSYEWVGGQLAFPQPLAGTMMFCPSLETMPSLPATLQASPETVLDGETLILRQGGVEWVFRRG; encoded by the coding sequence ATGAACAACCGAAAAAAATGGAGCCGTAACCTGCTGAACTGCGGTCTAAGTGGCAGCCTGCTGCTGAGTCTGGGTGCGGCGGGTGCGCAGACCGCCCCAGCCCGTTCGCTCGCTGGCGAGTGGACCGTGGTGGGACCGGACGAGGTGGTGGGCGGCGCCGCTGCCGGCAGGGCGCCGTCTCTGACGCTGGATGGCCGCTCGGCGCTCGGCGGCACGGCGGGCTGCAACCGCCTGAGCGGCCGCTACGCTGCGCGCGGCACGGTGCTGCTGACCTCGGGCCTGGCCGTGACCCGCATGGCCTGCGACCCCCAGACCATGCAGGTGGAAAGCGAGCTGCTGAGCCGCCTGAACCGCGTCACCCGCTTTGCACTGGACGGCGAACTGCTGACCCTCAAGGGAAGCCAGGGTGACCTGCTGCTGCGCCGCACCGGCCCGGCCCTCAATCTGGGCAGCCCCCTGACTCCGGCCCCACAGGAGGAAAGCATGACTCCGCCCATGACACCTATCAACGGTTCCGCGCCGGCTCCGGCCTCTCCCCAAGCGGCTGCCGGCAGCTGGCAGGTCCGCTCCCTGACGGTGGGCGGCCAGCCGGTGCCGCTGCGTCCCGGTGCGGCGTTTGACCTGAGCTTCACGGGCCCGGCGCTGGAGCTGTCGGGCAGCCTGGGCTGCAACCGGCTGCGGGCGGCCGGGCAGGTACAGAGTGCCGGGGTAAAGGGCCGCACCGAGCAGACCGAGTGGCTGCTGACGGGCGTCACTTCCACCCGCATGGCCTGTGACCCTGAGCTGACGGCCGCCGAAACCCGGCTGACGGGCCTGCTGCGTGGAGCCCTCAGCGCCGAGCTGTCGGGGGACCGGCTCACCCTGCGCTCGGTCAACGGGGAACTGGTGCTGGAACGTGCGGCTGGGGAAGCAGCCTCCGTGTGGGCTCCCAGTTATCAGGGCACGGCGCTGCGCCTGAAGGGGCAGGACGTGACCCTGAGCCAGGCCGCCACCTTCCGGTTCGAGCCTCAGGCGGACGGCTCTCTGCGCCTGAGCGGCAGCGCCGGCTGCAATAGGCTGTTCGGAACCGGTCAGCCCGAAGGAAACGGCTGGAGCTTTGCCGCACTGGGCGGCACCCTGATGGCCTGCGCCGACATGAGCGCCGAAGAAAGTGTGACCGCGCTGCTGGGCGATTCCTTCAAACTGTTCCGTGAAGGCGAGACCCTCGCGCTGCGCTCGGCACGCGGCGAGCTGCAGCTGACGCCCACTGCGGCGGCCGACCCGCAGCCGGCGGAGGCCACGCGCCCGAGCGGCCGTTACACCCTGGCCGAGCTGCGCCGGGGCGCGGAGGTGCTGGACCTGGGCACCTTCAACCGGCCGGTCACCCTGACCTTTGGCCAGGACCCTCAGGGCCAGGCGACGCTGGGCGGCTCGGATGGCTGCAATACGTTCGGTGGCAGCTACGAGTGGGTAGGCGGCCAGCTCGCCTTTCCTCAGCCGCTGGCCGGCACCATGATGTTCTGCCCCAGCCTGGAGACCATGCCCAGCCTGCCAGCCACCCTGCAGGCCTCGCCCGAAACCGTGCTGGACGGGGAGACCCTCATCCTGCGCCAGGGGGGCGTGGAGTGGGTGTTCCGCCGGGGTTGA
- a CDS encoding MFS transporter: MTASPASSHPHSFPVLAARLWPLYLSQALATGATTVSTILASLVMSDLGSERLSGLPATLISVAAALSAAYFGALMLRRGRRLGLASAFGLGTLGGVLGFLGASWGMTPLFLAGAATLGAAQGGFQQARYAAAESVPAQVRGLALGLLMMMSVLGSWVMTGFGVQITALGNQLGTGEEVTGWLVGAGLLGLAAGLMALWRPVQEPAAAAQRGAAAPARPSLAAALAMPGVKSTAAAFAAAQAIMVTLMSLTPLRAHHMGQEHGSIAQLISGHIAGMFAFGLLTGPLIDRLGLRFGFVAGGALLLLAAATSVSETHAGLLLSMFVLGLGWNLISLTSSKVLARFPAAQGPSDSLAFAASALGTLLGGLLMAQAGFPALAAAAGVLALLPLWSAWRVRPH, translated from the coding sequence GTGACCGCCTCCCCCGCCTCTTCCCACCCGCACAGCTTTCCTGTTCTGGCCGCCCGGCTATGGCCGCTGTATCTGTCTCAGGCACTGGCGACCGGGGCCACCACGGTGAGCACCATCCTGGCCTCGCTGGTGATGTCTGACCTGGGCAGCGAGCGGCTCAGCGGGCTGCCCGCCACCCTGATCAGCGTGGCAGCGGCCCTGTCGGCGGCCTACTTCGGGGCACTGATGCTGCGCCGGGGCCGCCGGCTGGGGCTGGCCAGCGCGTTCGGACTGGGCACGCTGGGCGGGGTACTGGGCTTTTTGGGCGCCAGCTGGGGCATGACGCCGCTGTTTCTGGCCGGGGCCGCCACCCTGGGCGCGGCGCAGGGCGGCTTTCAGCAGGCGCGCTACGCCGCCGCCGAAAGTGTGCCGGCGCAGGTTCGCGGGTTGGCGCTGGGCCTCCTGATGATGATGAGCGTGCTGGGCTCGTGGGTGATGACCGGCTTCGGGGTGCAGATTACGGCCCTGGGAAACCAGCTGGGCACCGGCGAAGAAGTCACCGGCTGGCTGGTGGGCGCCGGCCTGCTGGGCTTGGCCGCCGGACTGATGGCCCTGTGGCGTCCGGTGCAGGAGCCGGCAGCGGCAGCGCAGAGGGGCGCCGCAGCGCCCGCCCGCCCTTCACTGGCCGCAGCACTGGCCATGCCGGGCGTCAAAAGCACTGCCGCCGCCTTTGCCGCCGCTCAGGCCATCATGGTGACACTGATGAGCCTGACCCCACTGCGGGCACACCACATGGGGCAGGAACACGGCTCCATCGCGCAGCTGATTTCAGGCCATATCGCGGGAATGTTCGCCTTCGGCCTGCTGACCGGCCCGCTGATTGACCGGCTGGGCCTACGCTTCGGCTTCGTGGCGGGCGGGGCGCTGCTGCTGCTGGCCGCGGCCACCTCGGTATCGGAGACCCACGCGGGGCTGCTGCTCAGCATGTTCGTGCTGGGACTAGGATGGAACCTGATTTCGCTGACCTCTTCCAAGGTGCTGGCCCGCTTTCCGGCCGCGCAGGGCCCCAGCGACTCGCTGGCCTTCGCCGCCTCGGCGCTGGGCACGCTGCTGGGCGGCCTGCTGATGGCGCAGGCCGGATTTCCGGCCCTGGCCGCCGCTGCCGGCGTCCTGGCCCTGCTACCGCTGTGGAGTGCCTGGCGGGTACGGCCCCACTGA
- a CDS encoding DUF402 domain-containing protein, with protein sequence MRRKLHDLREWTGALDYSQRPVPFGPFLMVDFTAYRVRRPLTVDFDGEPLRLFDHGWRWIRAHPLDAPAGVVGDALTVLLDASGTPLELYVDIHQGGGWDEMAGLPWIDDLYLDVAGLFGPGWQPRHLLLLDGDELAGAVAGGELTAAQSAAIYARAEQVMAALNAHTYAPLLAVRAYLQSGAALG encoded by the coding sequence GTGCGCCGTAAACTGCACGACCTGCGCGAGTGGACCGGAGCGCTGGACTATTCCCAGCGCCCCGTCCCCTTCGGCCCTTTCCTGATGGTGGACTTTACCGCTTACCGGGTCAGGCGGCCGCTCACCGTGGACTTTGACGGCGAACCGCTGCGGCTATTCGACCACGGCTGGCGCTGGATTCGGGCGCATCCGCTGGACGCTCCGGCGGGTGTGGTGGGAGACGCACTCACCGTGCTGCTGGACGCCTCTGGTACGCCGCTGGAACTGTACGTGGATATCCACCAGGGCGGCGGCTGGGATGAGATGGCGGGCCTCCCCTGGATAGACGACCTGTACCTCGACGTGGCCGGGCTGTTCGGCCCCGGCTGGCAGCCCCGGCACCTGCTGCTGCTGGACGGGGACGAGCTGGCCGGGGCAGTGGCCGGCGGGGAGTTGACAGCGGCGCAGTCGGCGGCCATTTATGCCCGCGCAGAGCAGGTCATGGCGGCGCTGAATGCCCACACTTATGCTCCGCTGCTGGCGGTGCGAGCCTATTTGCAATCCGGGGCAGCTTTGGGGTAA
- a CDS encoding phosphoribosylglycinamide formyltransferase: protein MINKEKVPTRLGFLASHGGSGARAIAAACRSGELAAVPVALASNNSRSSALAWARAEGGLAAAHLSSARFPDPAELDGAILAFLQENSVDVLVLSGYMKVLGPQVLEAYAGRVLNIHPSLLPNYGGPGMYGDRVHAAVIAAGERESGATVHLVTAGVDEGPVLAQSNVPVLLTDSVEQLRARVQATEGPLYVRALGRFLAGWTRPGAP, encoded by the coding sequence ATGATCAATAAAGAAAAAGTGCCGACGCGCCTGGGCTTTCTGGCGTCACACGGGGGCAGTGGCGCGCGCGCCATCGCGGCGGCGTGCCGATCCGGCGAGCTGGCCGCCGTGCCGGTGGCCCTGGCGAGCAACAACAGCCGCTCCTCGGCGCTGGCCTGGGCGCGGGCCGAAGGAGGATTGGCTGCCGCACATCTCAGCAGTGCCCGCTTTCCGGACCCCGCCGAGCTGGACGGTGCCATTCTGGCTTTTTTGCAGGAGAACAGCGTGGACGTGCTGGTGCTGAGCGGGTACATGAAAGTGTTGGGGCCGCAGGTGCTGGAAGCCTACGCGGGCCGCGTCCTGAACATCCACCCCAGCCTGCTGCCCAACTACGGCGGCCCCGGCATGTACGGCGACCGCGTTCACGCCGCCGTGATTGCAGCGGGCGAGCGCGAATCGGGCGCCACGGTGCATCTGGTCACGGCCGGGGTGGACGAAGGCCCGGTGCTGGCGCAGAGCAACGTGCCGGTGCTGCTGACCGATTCGGTGGAGCAGCTGCGCGCCCGCGTGCAGGCCACCGAGGGGCCGCTGTACGTGCGGGCGCTGGGGCGGTTCCTGGCCGGCTGGACCCGGCCGGGTGCGCCGTAA
- a CDS encoding dipeptidase, whose amino-acid sequence MTQPSPSNLAALLDRDSAQAELFELLRIPSVSSDSTRKEAMGQTAEYLRAKLASLGFSARVDETPGHPVVYAEHLKAPGKPTVLVYGHYDVQPEDPVGEWVSPPFEPEVRDGRIYARGATDDKGQAYAHVRGAELLLSQGELPVNLKFLLEGEEEIGSPNLEPYLEAHKDELKNDVIVISDGSRFAKDVPTVTYGLRGLAYIEVRVQGASRDLHSGSYGGAAPNPINALCEIIAGLKDEQGRITVPGFYDSVIPLTEQEREMWADLPHSDEEFAASIGASALPGEQGYSTLERIWGRPTLDVNGIWGGFQGEGSKTVIAAKAGAKISCRLVPGQDPAAVTKALMDYIPTLAPKGVQVEVIDHHGGQPVKFDLDSPFIKAADRALERVYGKPAAFGRTGGSIPIVADFARILGAPVLLVDLGVNEDGLHSPNESFAQEDYFNGILTSAYLMQEIALASESE is encoded by the coding sequence ATGACACAACCAAGCCCGTCCAACCTTGCCGCCCTGCTGGACCGCGACTCGGCCCAGGCCGAACTGTTCGAGCTGCTGCGCATTCCCTCGGTCAGCTCCGACAGCACCCGCAAGGAGGCGATGGGCCAAACGGCCGAGTACCTGCGGGCCAAGCTGGCAAGCCTGGGCTTCAGCGCCCGCGTGGACGAAACCCCTGGGCACCCCGTGGTCTACGCCGAGCACCTCAAGGCCCCCGGCAAACCCACCGTGCTGGTGTACGGCCACTACGACGTGCAGCCCGAAGACCCTGTCGGGGAATGGGTCAGCCCGCCCTTTGAACCTGAGGTGCGTGATGGCCGTATCTACGCCCGTGGGGCCACCGACGACAAGGGCCAGGCCTACGCCCACGTGCGCGGCGCCGAGCTGCTGCTCTCGCAAGGCGAGCTGCCCGTGAACCTCAAATTCCTGTTGGAAGGCGAAGAAGAAATCGGCAGCCCCAACCTCGAACCCTACCTGGAAGCCCACAAGGACGAGCTGAAAAACGATGTCATCGTGATTTCCGACGGCAGCCGCTTTGCTAAGGACGTGCCCACCGTGACCTACGGCCTGCGCGGACTGGCCTACATCGAGGTGCGCGTGCAGGGGGCCAGCCGCGACCTGCACTCGGGCAGCTACGGCGGGGCTGCGCCCAACCCCATCAACGCACTGTGCGAAATCATCGCGGGACTCAAGGACGAGCAGGGCCGCATCACCGTGCCCGGCTTTTACGATTCGGTGATTCCGCTGACCGAGCAGGAGCGCGAAATGTGGGCGGACCTGCCGCACTCCGATGAGGAATTCGCTGCCAGCATCGGTGCTTCGGCGCTGCCTGGTGAACAGGGGTACTCCACGCTGGAGCGCATCTGGGGCCGGCCTACGCTGGACGTGAACGGCATCTGGGGCGGCTTCCAGGGCGAGGGCAGCAAGACCGTGATTGCCGCCAAGGCGGGGGCCAAGATTTCCTGCCGCCTGGTGCCCGGTCAGGACCCGGCGGCCGTGACCAAGGCCCTGATGGACTACATCCCCACCCTGGCTCCGAAGGGTGTGCAGGTGGAAGTGATTGACCACCACGGCGGGCAGCCGGTCAAGTTTGACCTGGATAGCCCCTTCATCAAAGCCGCTGACCGTGCGCTGGAGCGGGTGTACGGCAAACCTGCCGCCTTTGGCCGCACCGGAGGCAGCATTCCCATCGTGGCCGACTTTGCCCGCATCCTGGGTGCCCCCGTCCTGCTGGTGGACCTGGGCGTGAATGAGGACGGCCTGCACAGCCCCAACGAGAGCTTCGCGCAGGAGGACTACTTCAACGGCATCCTGACCAGCGCGTATCTGATGCAGGAAATCGCCCTTGCGAGCGAGAGCGAGTAG
- a CDS encoding PadR family transcriptional regulator, with translation MTKLSSDHFPADDRTLLLLGLLTEQDRHGYEINDFIERNLDAVIRLKKATAYQLLARLEGHGLIESRAEALGQRPTRRVFHLTEAGRSHFQRLLAEHLPRSEALIPEGNVPVMFSEHLPPAEVLAALRERLAGAEEQLAAAQAAAERSPCTSSVGLALERILWLTRADRDWLRAAVARLERELGAGDGTSTG, from the coding sequence GTGACCAAGCTTTCTTCAGACCACTTCCCGGCCGACGACCGGACCTTGCTGCTGCTGGGCCTGCTGACCGAGCAGGACCGGCACGGCTACGAAATCAACGACTTTATCGAGCGCAATCTGGACGCAGTGATTCGGCTGAAAAAGGCCACGGCCTATCAGCTGCTGGCGCGGCTGGAAGGTCACGGCCTGATTGAAAGCCGCGCCGAGGCCCTGGGCCAGCGCCCTACCCGGCGTGTCTTTCATCTGACCGAAGCGGGCCGCTCGCACTTTCAGCGCCTGCTGGCCGAGCATCTGCCCCGCAGCGAAGCGCTGATTCCCGAAGGCAACGTGCCGGTGATGTTCTCCGAGCATCTGCCCCCTGCGGAAGTGCTGGCGGCGCTGCGTGAGCGGCTGGCGGGTGCGGAAGAGCAGCTGGCGGCGGCGCAGGCAGCTGCGGAACGTTCGCCCTGTACCTCCAGCGTGGGTCTGGCGCTGGAGCGCATCCTGTGGCTGACCCGGGCCGACCGCGACTGGCTGCGGGCGGCGGTGGCGCGGCTGGAGCGCGAGTTGGGGGCTGGAGACGGGACTTCCACGGGCTGA
- a CDS encoding alpha/beta fold hydrolase, whose product MKRRKKLLNAVPTAIALALLGTAAAQAVQVNRAPAVQATGNQATSKQAAGTLRPAVNGEVRSLQLPGFGTVRYYASESGTGRPLVLTHSVNAAASAYEMKPLWDAYAGKRPVYALEWPGFGQSDRPDTRYTPELMAQALQALVSELDTDVDVVALSLGSEFAARAALQEPRIRSLALLSPSGLGKSRGNSQQSSANDRGERTYQTLSRIENPLYSLLRTRASLVYYLNKSFRGPVPEDVVQYAWETSRQPGASNAPLHFISGKLFTPNAYGELYSRLTVPTAVLYDRDGFVSFDLLPQFDAKSNVAAVRIAGTDGLPQWEQSAAVQQVLGELWNQAR is encoded by the coding sequence ATGAAACGCAGAAAAAAACTGCTGAACGCCGTTCCCACCGCCATCGCTCTGGCCCTGCTGGGCACCGCCGCCGCACAGGCGGTACAGGTGAACCGTGCGCCCGCCGTGCAGGCCACAGGCAACCAGGCTACTAGCAAGCAGGCCGCTGGCACCCTACGCCCCGCCGTGAACGGTGAGGTGCGCTCGCTGCAGCTGCCCGGCTTCGGCACGGTGCGCTACTACGCCAGCGAAAGCGGTACAGGCCGGCCACTTGTCCTGACCCACTCGGTCAATGCCGCCGCCAGCGCCTACGAGATGAAGCCGCTTTGGGACGCCTACGCCGGCAAGCGCCCGGTCTACGCACTGGAGTGGCCCGGCTTCGGTCAGAGCGACCGTCCCGATACCCGGTACACGCCCGAGCTGATGGCCCAGGCCCTACAGGCGCTGGTGAGCGAGCTGGACACCGACGTGGACGTGGTGGCCCTCTCGCTGGGCAGTGAATTCGCCGCCCGCGCCGCCCTGCAGGAGCCCCGTATCCGCAGCCTGGCCCTGCTCAGCCCCAGCGGCCTGGGAAAATCGCGTGGAAACAGCCAGCAGTCCAGTGCAAACGACCGTGGTGAGCGCACCTACCAGACGCTCAGCCGCATTGAGAACCCCCTGTACAGCCTGCTGCGGACGCGCGCCAGCCTGGTCTACTACCTGAACAAGAGCTTCCGTGGCCCGGTGCCCGAAGACGTGGTGCAGTACGCCTGGGAAACCAGCCGCCAGCCCGGCGCCTCCAACGCACCGCTGCACTTCATCAGCGGCAAGCTCTTTACGCCGAATGCCTACGGCGAACTGTACAGCCGCCTGACGGTGCCCACCGCCGTGCTGTATGACCGCGACGGCTTCGTGTCGTTCGACTTGCTGCCGCAGTTTGATGCCAAGAGCAACGTGGCCGCCGTGCGGATTGCGGGCACCGACGGCCTGCCGCAGTGGGAGCAGTCTGCCGCCGTGCAGCAGGTGCTGGGCGAACTGTGGAACCAGGCCCGCTAA
- a CDS encoding NYN domain-containing protein — MQFITPKPRVGIFIDTQNLYHSARDLLERTVNFETLLHAGADGRELVHAIAYTVERENESTARPFIYKLSTLGYKVRRMNLTLHFTSDSGRPIYEGNWDMGMVADMVRLMDHLDIVVLGSGDGDFTDIVEVLQERGKRVEVLAFREHTAQKLIDAADKFTHLPDLSGALMPARRKAETPDAGPEEE; from the coding sequence ATGCAGTTCATCACCCCAAAGCCCCGCGTGGGCATTTTTATTGACACCCAGAACCTCTACCACTCGGCCCGCGACCTGCTGGAGCGCACCGTGAACTTCGAGACGCTGCTGCACGCCGGCGCGGACGGCCGCGAGCTGGTTCACGCCATCGCCTACACCGTGGAGCGTGAAAACGAAAGCACGGCCCGGCCCTTTATCTACAAGCTGTCCACGCTGGGCTACAAGGTGCGGCGCATGAACCTGACCCTGCACTTCACCAGCGACTCTGGCCGGCCCATCTATGAGGGCAACTGGGACATGGGCATGGTGGCCGACATGGTGCGGCTGATGGACCACCTGGACATCGTGGTGCTGGGCAGCGGCGACGGCGACTTTACCGACATCGTGGAGGTGCTACAGGAGCGCGGCAAGCGGGTGGAAGTGCTGGCTTTCCGCGAACACACCGCCCAGAAGCTGATTGACGCAGCGGACAAGTTCACCCACCTGCCCGACCTGAGCGGCGCCCTGATGCCGGCCCGCCGCAAGGCCGAAACGCCCGACGCAGGACCCGAGGAAGAATGA
- the queA gene encoding tRNA preQ1(34) S-adenosylmethionine ribosyltransferase-isomerase QueA, translating into MTLSPDAALAALHFELPPGRIAQTGAEPRDSSRLMRVPRAGEVQHHIFRELPELLRAGDVLVFNQSRVIPARVMARKPKVGGQGGGQIEVMLLREEENNVWSAYLKPARRAGNELWLGDPAGVQHRAEVVGVQEDGARLLRFDHDIKPHLDDIGRLPLPPYIEAGEDDTVWCERYQTVYARENGSVAAPTAGLHFTPELLERLRALGVEQHAVTLHVGAGTFKPVQGAVSEHVMHAEQYHIPPATADAINRARAEGRRVVAVGTTTVRALESSVDGGGEVRAGKGDTRIFITPGQAVQVPDLLITNLHLPDSTLMLLVAAFAGVERIQTAYAEALRHDYRFYSLGDAMLLDNTSRDRP; encoded by the coding sequence ATGACGCTGAGCCCTGACGCCGCGCTGGCGGCACTGCACTTTGAGCTGCCGCCGGGCCGCATCGCGCAGACCGGCGCCGAGCCGCGTGACTCTTCGCGGCTGATGCGGGTGCCGCGTGCCGGAGAGGTGCAGCACCACATCTTCCGCGAGCTGCCGGAGCTGCTGCGGGCCGGCGACGTGCTGGTGTTCAACCAGAGCCGCGTGATTCCCGCCCGCGTGATGGCGCGCAAGCCGAAGGTAGGCGGGCAGGGCGGCGGCCAGATAGAAGTGATGCTGCTACGCGAGGAAGAAAACAATGTCTGGAGCGCTTACCTGAAACCCGCCCGCCGCGCCGGGAACGAGCTGTGGTTGGGCGACCCGGCCGGCGTGCAGCACCGCGCCGAGGTGGTGGGCGTGCAGGAGGACGGCGCCCGGCTGCTGCGCTTCGACCACGACATCAAACCCCACCTGGACGACATCGGGCGGCTACCGCTGCCGCCCTACATCGAGGCCGGCGAGGACGACACCGTCTGGTGCGAGCGCTACCAGACGGTGTACGCCCGCGAGAACGGCTCGGTGGCGGCCCCGACCGCCGGCCTGCACTTCACGCCCGAGCTGCTGGAGCGGCTGCGTGCGCTGGGCGTAGAACAGCATGCTGTCACGCTGCACGTGGGGGCCGGCACCTTCAAGCCGGTTCAGGGCGCCGTGTCCGAACATGTGATGCACGCCGAGCAGTACCACATTCCGCCTGCGACGGCGGACGCCATCAACCGCGCCCGCGCCGAGGGCCGCCGGGTGGTGGCAGTGGGCACCACCACCGTGCGGGCCCTGGAAAGCAGCGTGGACGGGGGCGGCGAGGTGAGGGCCGGCAAAGGCGACACCCGCATCTTCATCACGCCGGGACAGGCGGTGCAGGTGCCGGACCTGCTCATCACCAACCTGCACCTACCGGATTCGACCTTGATGCTGCTGGTGGCGGCGTTCGCGGGCGTGGAACGCATTCAGACCGCTTACGCCGAAGCGCTGCGCCACGATTACCGCTTCTACTCGCTGGGCGACGCGATGCTGCTGGACAATACCAGCCGCGACAGGCCGTAA
- a CDS encoding 2'-5' RNA ligase family protein yields MSGGPSRLLALLPPADVAEQVQAWRKQHGVQDAAATPHITVKARSGLGAGQDWVPAAQAVAAATAPVTLTLGAAPRLFPRGRALYLPVTSPEAVALHLALLDALSPARRFRYEGPAMQPHLSLALGRRGVDLPRLLAAAEAELAELAGLSWTARCLALLRKPGPGGAYAVQECWPLGTAAEQA; encoded by the coding sequence GTGAGCGGCGGCCCCAGCCGGCTGCTGGCCCTGCTGCCGCCAGCGGACGTGGCCGAGCAGGTACAGGCTTGGCGCAAGCAGCACGGCGTGCAGGACGCGGCGGCCACCCCGCACATCACGGTCAAGGCGCGCAGTGGACTGGGTGCGGGGCAGGACTGGGTGCCGGCGGCCCAGGCGGTGGCGGCGGCCACGGCGCCGGTCACACTCACGCTGGGCGCCGCCCCCCGGCTGTTTCCGCGTGGGCGGGCCCTTTACCTTCCCGTGACCAGCCCGGAGGCGGTGGCCCTGCATCTGGCGCTGCTGGACGCCCTCAGCCCAGCTCGGCGCTTCAGGTACGAGGGGCCGGCCATGCAGCCGCACCTCTCGCTCGCCTTGGGGCGGCGCGGCGTGGACCTGCCCCGGCTGCTGGCCGCCGCCGAAGCCGAACTGGCGGAGCTTGCCGGCCTGAGCTGGACTGCCCGCTGCCTCGCGCTGCTGCGTAAGCCGGGGCCGGGTGGGGCTTACGCGGTGCAGGAATGCTGGCCGCTAGGAACGGCAGCGGAGCAGGCCTGA
- a CDS encoding nitroreductase family protein — translation MSELSASDPQAASGRQQTAEQVREFFAGHRTVRQYRTEGGQPIPLPQDHLDAVLYAAQRAPTHSTSQLYSVVQLSDPAVRARMAELTGNAHIAAAGAAFVLCADIHRTAQILRLDGVEPGAWPDVANHFAVGDAVMAGQNLLTAAEMLGYQGCWIGGVLNHLAEIVELLELPAGVLPFSALTVGLSDEDTPYRPRLERETVVHQDRYRLPDEAELRRNIEQMNPIAARGGQPGDWARLLKMYWGAGGAMEQREAGLSAVKERQGLQGSR, via the coding sequence ATGTCAGAGCTTTCCGCATCAGACCCCCAGGCCGCTTCCGGCCGTCAGCAGACCGCCGAGCAGGTGCGCGAGTTCTTTGCCGGGCACCGCACGGTGCGCCAGTACCGCACCGAAGGGGGCCAGCCTATCCCGCTGCCGCAGGACCATCTGGACGCTGTGCTGTACGCCGCGCAGCGGGCGCCCACCCACTCCACCTCGCAGCTGTATTCCGTCGTGCAGCTGTCGGACCCCGCCGTGCGTGCCCGCATGGCCGAGCTGACCGGCAACGCGCATATCGCTGCGGCGGGCGCGGCTTTCGTGCTGTGTGCCGATATCCACCGCACCGCGCAGATTCTGCGGCTGGACGGCGTAGAGCCGGGAGCCTGGCCCGACGTGGCGAACCATTTCGCGGTGGGCGACGCCGTGATGGCCGGCCAGAACCTGCTGACCGCCGCCGAGATGCTGGGCTACCAGGGCTGCTGGATTGGCGGCGTGCTGAACCACCTGGCCGAAATCGTGGAGCTGCTGGAGCTGCCGGCCGGCGTGCTGCCGTTCTCGGCGCTCACCGTGGGCCTCAGCGACGAGGACACGCCTTACCGCCCCCGCCTGGAGCGGGAAACGGTGGTCCATCAGGACCGCTACCGCCTGCCCGACGAAGCCGAACTGCGCCGCAACATCGAACAGATGAACCCTATCGCGGCGCGTGGCGGCCAGCCCGGCGACTGGGCGCGCCTGCTGAAGATGTACTGGGGCGCGGGCGGAGCGATGGAGCAGCGTGAAGCCGGCCTGAGCGCGGTCAAGGAGCGCCAGGGCCTGCAGGGTTCCAGGTAA